In a genomic window of Methylobacter sp. YRD-M1:
- a CDS encoding methyltransferase domain-containing protein yields the protein MNTYNWNAKDYERNSQAQQKWARELIANLNLKGMEDVLDLGCGDGKVTAEIARLVGDGAVAGIDNSRQMIDLAKEKYPQDRHPNLSFHAMDASDLLFEDCFDVAFSNAVLHWVKDHRPVIEGLYKSLRAGGKILLRMGGKGDAEGIISAINDVKASNQWAQYFTEFEFPYNFAGIDEYQVLLKESGFSINRVELIPKDMTHDGKSGLAGWIRTTWLPYTERIPKEKREAFIEAVASNYLDKVPLGADGKAHVAMVLIEVEAEKIT from the coding sequence ATGAATACATACAATTGGAATGCTAAAGATTATGAAAGAAATTCACAAGCTCAGCAAAAATGGGCAAGAGAGCTTATTGCAAATCTGAACTTAAAGGGGATGGAAGACGTTCTTGATCTAGGCTGTGGCGATGGCAAAGTAACGGCGGAAATCGCTCGATTAGTCGGCGATGGAGCAGTTGCCGGCATAGATAACTCAAGACAGATGATAGATCTGGCAAAGGAAAAATACCCGCAAGACAGGCATCCCAATCTTTCGTTTCATGCAATGGACGCCAGCGACTTATTATTTGAAGACTGTTTTGACGTGGCTTTTTCAAATGCAGTGCTGCATTGGGTCAAGGATCACAGGCCTGTTATTGAAGGCTTATATAAGAGCCTCAGAGCTGGGGGAAAAATTCTCCTGCGCATGGGAGGAAAAGGCGATGCTGAAGGTATAATTTCGGCTATTAACGACGTTAAAGCTTCAAATCAATGGGCACAGTACTTTACTGAGTTTGAATTTCCTTATAATTTTGCCGGCATCGATGAATACCAGGTGCTGCTGAAAGAATCCGGATTTTCCATAAATCGTGTCGAACTCATTCCTAAAGATATGACGCATGATGGAAAGTCAGGATTGGCAGGATGGATTCGAACAACATGGTTGCCCTACACGGAGCGCATTCCCAAAGAAAAGAGGGAGGCGTTTATCGAAGCGGTTGCTTCGAATTATCTGGATAAAGTGCCGTTAGGAGCAGATGGTAAAGCGCATGTAGCCATGGTGTTGATTGAAGTTGAAGCAGAAAAAATCACATAG
- a CDS encoding glycoside hydrolase family 17 protein — MKKSSVIMLVALTVALNGLFGWLNNRPVDVGPDVPDGKLTSLSFAPYRYGQSPIEKILPTPEQIEEDIGLLADKTHSIRTYTSLEGFEIVPTLARKYGLTMIQGAWLTYEQPFDPAKFSPEEVQQMNEAKEHNHLEIQELIRSANANPDVVKRVMVGNEVLLRGEMEPEQLIKYIREVKKAVKQPVSYADVWSFYMKYPEIGKEVDFITIHILPYWEDEPLEVNDAIAHIEKTYKQVYDQVQALYPGKPILIGESGWPSNGRQRGWAVPSVANEAKFIRGLIQVSKKNGFDLNIVEAFNQPWKSALEGVVGANWGLLSADRTPVFPLTGKVVEDPNWINKLLASTVIMLLAVAYYFKPLSQLALPRLALFLAFAQLLASLLIMHADELWAASFNPLQSAGTVAIVIINTLLAVCLVQRAMAVLNNKSANEKLGAWLQGIYLVLIALAVYKTYTLALDGRYISFPYDMTSVAVTGILGLIAMRYLDGRQLSAGMLDFDRLIGYSQASPKRNRIIAYVLIVMGLALIAGETRAFLISRDFIEAHPDLAERFKLAFIYTVTNSQLLVWLASLGVLALPLWTGGYESAETALLTPKSVEAAEQE, encoded by the coding sequence ATGAAAAAATCTAGCGTTATTATGCTCGTCGCACTGACGGTGGCGCTGAACGGATTGTTCGGCTGGCTCAATAACCGGCCGGTCGATGTCGGCCCCGACGTGCCGGACGGCAAACTGACCAGTCTGTCCTTTGCGCCGTACCGTTACGGGCAAAGCCCCATAGAAAAAATTCTACCGACGCCCGAGCAGATCGAGGAGGACATCGGCTTGCTGGCCGATAAAACCCATTCGATACGCACCTATACGAGCCTGGAAGGCTTCGAGATAGTGCCCACTCTGGCACGCAAGTACGGGCTAACCATGATCCAGGGCGCCTGGCTGACCTATGAACAGCCTTTTGATCCCGCCAAGTTCAGCCCCGAAGAAGTGCAGCAAATGAACGAAGCCAAGGAACATAACCACCTGGAAATCCAGGAACTGATCCGCTCGGCAAACGCCAATCCGGACGTCGTCAAGCGCGTCATGGTCGGCAACGAAGTGTTGCTGCGCGGCGAGATGGAACCGGAGCAATTGATTAAATACATCCGCGAAGTCAAAAAAGCCGTCAAACAGCCTGTTTCCTATGCCGATGTCTGGTCCTTTTATATGAAATACCCCGAAATCGGCAAGGAAGTCGATTTCATTACCATCCATATTCTGCCGTATTGGGAAGACGAGCCGCTGGAAGTCAATGATGCCATCGCGCATATCGAGAAAACTTACAAGCAGGTTTATGACCAGGTGCAGGCGTTGTACCCTGGCAAACCGATCCTGATCGGCGAGTCCGGCTGGCCCAGCAATGGCCGCCAGCGCGGCTGGGCCGTACCGAGCGTCGCGAATGAGGCGAAATTCATCCGCGGCCTGATACAGGTGTCCAAGAAAAACGGCTTCGACCTGAACATCGTCGAAGCCTTCAACCAGCCCTGGAAAAGTGCGTTGGAAGGCGTTGTAGGCGCGAACTGGGGGCTGTTGTCCGCCGATCGCACGCCGGTTTTCCCGTTGACCGGCAAAGTAGTTGAAGACCCGAACTGGATAAACAAGCTGCTGGCATCGACCGTCATCATGCTGCTGGCCGTCGCCTATTACTTCAAGCCCTTGTCGCAGCTGGCACTGCCGCGTTTGGCCCTGTTTCTGGCTTTTGCACAACTGTTGGCGTCGCTGCTGATCATGCATGCTGATGAATTATGGGCCGCCAGCTTCAACCCGCTGCAAAGCGCCGGCACTGTCGCGATCGTTATCATCAACACGCTGTTGGCCGTTTGCCTGGTACAGCGCGCCATGGCCGTGCTGAACAATAAATCAGCCAATGAGAAACTCGGCGCATGGCTGCAGGGCATCTATCTGGTCCTGATCGCGCTGGCTGTCTATAAAACCTATACGCTGGCGCTGGACGGGCGCTATATCAGCTTCCCGTATGACATGACCTCTGTCGCCGTGACCGGCATACTGGGCCTGATAGCCATGCGTTATCTTGACGGGAGGCAGTTGTCTGCAGGAATGCTGGACTTCGACAGGCTGATCGGCTACAGCCAGGCCAGCCCGAAACGCAACAGGATCATCGCTTATGTCCTCATTGTCATGGGTCTGGCGCTGATTGCCGGCGAGACACGCGCTTTCCTGATCAGCCGCGACTTTATCGAGGCCCATCCCGATCTGGCCGAGCGCTTCAAACTGGCCTTCATCTATACAGTCACCAACAGCCAGCTGCTGGTCTGGCTGGCCAGCCTGGGCGTACTGGCGTTACCGCTTTGGACCGGCGGCTATGAAAGCGCTGAAACCGCCTTGCTGACACCGAAGAGCGTTGAGGCCGCAGAGCAGGAATAA
- a CDS encoding YybH family protein, whose product MVEHEVIEAIRKADNAIDQRDIDALMDFYAEDATMVVEPGKYAQGKAQIAEAFRAIFAYFNNSLRVHQSDFQVIEGGGVALVICKLELLAERFTEPKVPMHRRPTYIFKKSSDGKWRCLIDNSYGTDL is encoded by the coding sequence ATGGTAGAACACGAAGTAATTGAAGCCATTCGGAAAGCAGACAATGCTATTGATCAGCGCGACATTGATGCTCTGATGGACTTCTACGCAGAAGATGCCACGATGGTCGTCGAACCTGGGAAATATGCACAGGGCAAGGCTCAAATCGCTGAAGCATTCCGGGCCATATTTGCATACTTCAACAATAGTCTTCGGGTGCATCAGAGCGACTTTCAAGTCATTGAGGGCGGCGGCGTCGCACTGGTCATCTGCAAGCTTGAGCTTTTGGCAGAGCGATTCACTGAACCCAAGGTCCCCATGCACAGACGCCCCACCTACATATTCAAAAAGTCCTCAGACGGTAAATGGCGCTGCCTGATCGACAACTCGTACGGGACCGACCTTTGA
- a CDS encoding EAL domain-containing protein gives MIAKDSTVYASADAISLPGKKEPARGEIESCRILLVEDEPSDAHLIRSILCMARSVKFNITWVTTLAEARAQLHDSPPHDVLLLDLSLPDSNGLDTVHAGRQAADLLPLIVLTGHDDTDFALQTLTLGAQDYLVKGRFDADSLVRAIRYAISRRRLEQRLAETGMHLRTLINALPDIVCFKDGEGRWLEANDFTLQLFQLGNAHYRGRKSSELALYQACYREAFTACEASDEAVWQARGLRHSEETIPRPDGSALIFDITKVPLFHEDGRRKGLVVFGRDITARKQIEARQRLAVRVFETTGEAIMVTDADANIVAVNPAFTRITGYTEQEIVGKNPHILASGRHDTFFYQSMWQSLHQSGEWVGEIWNKRKNGQIFPEWVTLSVVKDEAGSVTNYTAVFADLSEIRYAQETVELLAWNDALTGLANRALFLKQLEQLLAHVRREGGFAEVLLINIDRFKNINEARGFAVGDALLKKVAERLSRMLKPGQLLARLDSDEFAILLPEFSACLEAAGREALALSETLRAVLQESIELEGEAVHFDVSIGIALLPEPLQETATDVLRQADMAMAKAKAKGGGNTVFFETVMGEGIKERFRLEGELRSAISSNQLRLYLQPQVNAAGRQVGAEALVRWQHPKRGLIPPDQFIPLAEASGLITALDRWVLAAVCRLLANLENEGAALSISVNISPRHFRQADFVENIKHLLAGNGVNPAHLILEVTEGLMIADMSDVVAKMTELTGLGVHFSMDDFGTGYSSLAYLKRLPIHELKIDKSFIQDAPVDANDAALVEVILSVAQHLQLRVVAEGVETQVQADFLNARGPIIHQGYLYGKPEPVESWHARLNSAETA, from the coding sequence TTGATTGCAAAAGATTCTACCGTTTATGCCTCCGCAGACGCCATTTCGCTACCTGGCAAAAAAGAACCTGCCAGGGGTGAAATTGAATCCTGCCGCATCTTGCTGGTAGAGGATGAACCAAGCGATGCCCATCTGATCCGTTCAATCCTGTGCATGGCTCGGTCCGTAAAATTTAATATTACCTGGGTCACGACGCTTGCCGAGGCGCGGGCACAGCTACATGACAGTCCGCCTCACGATGTCTTGCTGCTGGATCTGTCGCTGCCCGATTCCAACGGCCTCGATACGGTACACGCAGGCCGGCAGGCGGCGGATTTGCTGCCGCTGATCGTGTTGACCGGCCACGACGATACCGATTTCGCCCTGCAGACGCTGACGCTCGGAGCCCAGGACTATCTGGTCAAAGGCCGCTTCGATGCCGACAGTCTGGTACGGGCCATTCGTTATGCCATCAGTCGCCGGCGCCTGGAACAGCGCCTGGCCGAGACCGGCATGCACTTGCGGACCCTGATCAATGCGTTGCCGGACATCGTCTGTTTCAAGGATGGCGAAGGGCGCTGGCTGGAGGCGAATGACTTCACGCTTCAGCTTTTTCAGCTCGGCAATGCTCACTATCGCGGCAGGAAAAGCTCGGAGCTGGCTTTATACCAGGCATGCTACCGTGAGGCGTTTACGGCATGCGAAGCCAGCGACGAGGCGGTCTGGCAGGCTCGCGGCCTCAGGCATTCGGAGGAAACCATTCCGCGCCCGGATGGATCAGCACTGATATTCGATATTACGAAAGTACCGCTTTTTCATGAAGACGGCCGCCGCAAGGGATTGGTCGTGTTCGGCCGCGACATTACCGCGCGTAAACAGATTGAGGCGCGTCAGCGCCTTGCCGTGCGCGTGTTCGAAACCACAGGCGAGGCCATCATGGTCACGGATGCAGATGCCAATATCGTGGCTGTCAATCCGGCTTTTACGCGCATCACCGGTTATACCGAGCAGGAAATAGTCGGAAAAAATCCCCATATACTCGCTTCCGGCCGGCACGATACGTTCTTTTATCAGAGCATGTGGCAGTCTTTGCACCAGAGCGGCGAATGGGTCGGCGAGATCTGGAACAAGCGCAAAAACGGCCAGATATTTCCGGAATGGGTGACGCTGAGCGTTGTCAAGGATGAGGCAGGCAGCGTCACAAACTATACGGCCGTATTTGCCGATCTGAGCGAAATCCGTTACGCCCAGGAAACCGTCGAGCTTCTGGCCTGGAATGATGCTCTGACGGGGCTGGCCAACCGCGCGCTGTTCCTGAAGCAGCTGGAACAACTGCTGGCTCATGTGCGGCGCGAGGGCGGCTTTGCCGAGGTGCTGCTGATCAACATTGACCGCTTTAAGAATATCAATGAGGCGCGCGGGTTTGCCGTCGGCGACGCCTTGCTCAAAAAAGTCGCTGAGCGCCTGAGCCGGATGCTGAAGCCGGGCCAGTTGCTGGCGCGGCTGGATTCCGACGAATTCGCGATACTGTTGCCGGAGTTCTCCGCCTGTCTTGAAGCTGCCGGCCGCGAGGCGCTTGCCCTGAGCGAAACGCTGCGGGCCGTACTGCAGGAAAGCATCGAACTGGAAGGCGAAGCCGTGCATTTTGACGTCAGCATCGGTATCGCTTTACTGCCCGAGCCGCTGCAGGAAACCGCCACGGACGTGTTGCGCCAGGCCGACATGGCGATGGCGAAAGCCAAGGCAAAAGGCGGCGGCAACACCGTGTTTTTCGAGACGGTGATGGGCGAGGGCATCAAGGAGCGCTTCCGGCTGGAAGGCGAGTTGCGTTCCGCTATCAGCAGCAATCAATTGCGGCTTTATCTGCAGCCGCAGGTCAATGCCGCAGGCAGGCAAGTCGGCGCAGAAGCGCTGGTCCGCTGGCAGCATCCGAAACGAGGACTGATCCCGCCCGATCAATTCATTCCATTGGCCGAGGCGTCCGGCCTTATTACCGCTCTGGACCGCTGGGTGCTGGCCGCAGTCTGCCGGTTATTGGCGAATCTGGAAAACGAGGGTGCTGCCTTGTCCATATCCGTCAACATCAGTCCGCGCCATTTCCGGCAGGCCGATTTTGTCGAAAATATCAAACACCTGTTAGCCGGTAATGGCGTGAATCCGGCTCACCTGATACTGGAAGTGACCGAAGGGCTCATGATCGCCGATATGAGCGATGTCGTGGCCAAAATGACGGAATTGACCGGATTGGGCGTGCATTTTTCCATGGATGATTTCGGTACCGGCTATTCCAGTCTGGCTTACCTGAAGCGCCTGCCTATCCATGAACTTAAAATAGACAAGAGCTTTATCCAGGATGCGCCTGTCGATGCCAATGATGCCGCACTGGTGGAAGTCATCCTGTCAGTGGCGCAGCATCTGCAGTTACGGGTCGTCGCGGAAGGGGTTGAAACTCAGGTACAGGCCGATTTTCTGAACGCGCGCGGCCCAATCATTCATCAAGGCTATCTGTACGGCAAGCCCGAACCGGTCGAATCCTGGCATGCCCGCCTGAATAGTGCGGAGACGGCGTGA
- a CDS encoding IS982 family transposase, whose amino-acid sequence MNWQERLITIYLYVCKHYRQQLWTYSQRMSNYADLSFSDEEVITLYLFGVIDKHREIKQIYAYADRHLRSWFPRLPSYVAYVQRLNRMSDVFAPLLALIQQEQEARHPGQVWLIDSFPVALAKQSRRFKACVAKELADSGYCSTKKLYYYGVRVHVIGRRQSGSLPIPEYIGVTGASDHDGKIFDQIRPYLHSNELYGDKAYHRPDAEAVRQAQNLTVLTPVKKQKGQRYLEPLDQWLSTAVSRVRQPIEALFAWIEAKTGIECASKVRSYNGLMVHVFGKLAAALFFWNFLRISS is encoded by the coding sequence ATGAACTGGCAAGAGCGATTAATAACGATTTATCTCTATGTATGCAAGCATTATCGACAACAGCTTTGGACTTACAGTCAACGCATGAGCAATTATGCCGATTTGAGTTTCAGCGATGAAGAGGTGATTACCCTGTATTTATTCGGTGTCATTGATAAGCACCGGGAAATAAAACAAATCTATGCCTATGCGGATCGGCATTTGCGCTCCTGGTTTCCCAGATTACCCAGTTATGTGGCGTATGTGCAACGCTTGAATCGGATGTCCGATGTGTTTGCGCCCTTATTGGCACTGATTCAGCAAGAACAAGAGGCCAGGCATCCAGGGCAAGTCTGGCTGATTGACTCCTTCCCGGTGGCCTTGGCCAAGCAAAGTCGCCGGTTTAAAGCTTGTGTGGCCAAAGAGTTGGCTGACTCAGGCTACTGCTCAACAAAGAAGCTGTACTATTATGGTGTTCGGGTGCATGTCATAGGGCGCCGTCAGTCGGGCTCATTGCCAATACCTGAGTATATCGGAGTGACAGGTGCCAGTGACCATGATGGCAAGATATTTGATCAGATTCGGCCGTACTTGCACAGCAATGAACTGTATGGCGATAAAGCTTATCATCGGCCCGATGCCGAAGCTGTCAGGCAAGCCCAGAACCTGACTGTCCTGACACCGGTTAAAAAACAAAAAGGCCAACGCTATCTGGAACCCCTGGATCAATGGCTGTCCACCGCCGTTTCTCGCGTTCGGCAACCGATTGAAGCCTTATTTGCCTGGATTGAAGCAAAGACAGGCATTGAATGCGCCAGTAAAGTACGTTCATATAATGGACTGATGGTGCATGTCTTCGGAAAGCTGGCGGCGGCTCTGTTTTTCTGGAATTTTTTACGAATTAGCTCTTAA
- a CDS encoding SRPBCC family protein, with amino-acid sequence MKIYQLYRKQRLSMSRQQAWDFFSSPHYLNDITPDFFYVDITSPVPDEIYAGLMISYRMKAVGGIRMAWLSEVSHCQKPLRFIYQQRIGPFKFWSHEVKLSECPDGVILEDIVFYVMPHRWLGELLHVLLIGDKLKRIFDTRRDYLQAKWGIRTQ; translated from the coding sequence ATGAAAATTTATCAACTCTACCGGAAGCAAAGGCTAAGCATGAGCCGTCAGCAGGCCTGGGACTTCTTTTCTTCGCCGCATTATCTCAATGACATCACCCCCGACTTTTTTTATGTCGACATTACTTCGCCAGTGCCCGACGAAATTTATGCCGGCCTGATGATCAGCTATCGAATGAAAGCGGTAGGGGGCATACGAATGGCTTGGTTGTCGGAAGTCAGCCATTGCCAGAAACCGTTGCGATTCATTTATCAGCAACGCATTGGCCCATTCAAATTCTGGAGCCATGAGGTGAAATTAAGCGAATGCCCTGATGGCGTCATATTGGAAGATATTGTGTTTTACGTCATGCCCCACAGATGGCTAGGCGAATTGCTGCATGTCCTGTTAATCGGCGATAAATTGAAACGCATCTTCGATACTCGCCGCGACTATCTTCAAGCAAAGTGGGGCATACGAACGCAATGA
- a CDS encoding YkgJ family cysteine cluster protein codes for MKALAQLHADIEARVQAIRSANPDWLCGLGCDSCCRRLAEIPRLTAAEWELLREGLATLPPEQLREIGQGIAALAEQPSRPIVCPLLDRSAGACRVYDHRPVACRTYGFYVQRDKGLYCKDIESRVAGGAWTEAVWGNQDAIDRQLRSLGDTRELTEWFERWKKSGDTA; via the coding sequence ATGAAAGCACTCGCCCAACTCCATGCCGATATTGAAGCACGCGTACAGGCCATCCGGAGCGCCAATCCCGATTGGCTATGCGGCCTGGGCTGCGACAGCTGTTGCCGACGACTTGCCGAAATACCGCGGCTCACTGCGGCTGAATGGGAGTTGTTGCGGGAAGGGCTTGCCACGTTGCCCCCGGAGCAGCTTCGGGAAATCGGCCAGGGCATTGCCGCGCTGGCCGAACAGCCATCGCGCCCTATTGTCTGCCCGCTGTTGGATCGCTCTGCGGGGGCCTGCCGGGTCTATGATCATCGGCCAGTGGCTTGCCGCACCTACGGATTCTACGTCCAGCGCGACAAAGGGCTTTATTGCAAGGACATCGAATCGCGCGTAGCCGGCGGCGCCTGGACAGAGGCGGTGTGGGGCAACCAGGACGCCATCGACCGCCAGCTCCGCAGTCTGGGCGATACGCGCGAATTAACCGAATGGTTCGAGCGCTGGAAGAAGAGCGGAGACACGGCTTGA
- a CDS encoding PAS domain-containing sensor histidine kinase, which translates to MSLKMPLAPAGLKRLVLGVLLVSLFAFALAAILIYQSYQQSRVQAGLAALFMLMTLFSTGLTYWSWKRQQEAIEVLSKQEAKFRTVADYMFDWEYWQGPDQKIIYMTPACERVTGYSQAEFIADPDLLMRIIYPEDRPVMERHFNDIVSGVREPVDFRIVRRDGEIRWITHYCRAITGDDGQSMGHRASNRDVTAAHQAQAALRASEEKLRGLYELAPLGIALTDMQGHFFEFNRAFLTICGYSEQELKTLDYWTLTPEKYAADEVRQLESLARTGRYGPYEKEYRRKDGSLVPLCLNGVLIKGADGKDYIWSIAEDITDRKRSEEALKRQESLLRTVLDSLPVGVWVTDTKGTIQTVNEAGRCIWGDARYIGPEHYDEYIGWWHDTGKLIEAQEWAAARAIRDGETSLDEVVDIQCFDGTRKTILNSAIPLRADHGEIMGAIIVNQDITERIAAETALLQSNADLEQFAYSVSHDMRQPLRSVVGHLQLLERGLSGKLDDENRENLNFALDGARRMDEMIVSLLDYSRVGRKTESKRWMSSKEALDEALGFLVPAIEEAGAEIKIGGQWPRIFASRDEITRLFQNLIGNAVKYHAIGQSPRIEVRSAVSANSWRVSVRDNGIGIDPRQIDRLFQFFSRLQSRARFEGTGMGLALCRRIVEHHGGRIRAESAGEGQGSTFIFELPIKQSDDEIRS; encoded by the coding sequence GTGAGTTTGAAAATGCCGTTGGCGCCTGCCGGCTTGAAGCGATTGGTTTTGGGCGTCCTGCTGGTCAGTCTGTTCGCCTTTGCTCTGGCGGCAATCTTAATTTACCAAAGCTATCAGCAAAGCCGGGTACAGGCCGGACTGGCAGCGCTGTTTATGCTGATGACGCTGTTTTCGACAGGATTGACTTATTGGAGCTGGAAGCGTCAGCAGGAGGCGATCGAGGTTTTATCAAAACAGGAAGCCAAATTCCGCACCGTGGCTGATTATATGTTCGACTGGGAATACTGGCAGGGGCCAGATCAGAAGATCATTTACATGACGCCGGCCTGCGAGCGGGTCACTGGCTATTCGCAGGCCGAATTCATCGCCGACCCCGACCTGCTCATGCGCATTATATATCCCGAGGATCGCCCGGTCATGGAACGGCACTTTAACGATATAGTCAGCGGAGTCCGGGAACCGGTCGATTTTCGCATCGTCAGGCGTGACGGCGAGATCCGCTGGATCACCCATTACTGTCGGGCCATTACCGGCGACGACGGACAATCGATGGGGCATCGCGCCAGCAACCGTGACGTTACGGCTGCGCATCAGGCCCAGGCAGCCTTGCGGGCCAGCGAAGAAAAACTGCGGGGGCTTTACGAATTGGCGCCATTGGGCATCGCCCTGACCGATATGCAAGGGCATTTCTTTGAATTCAATCGCGCTTTTTTGACGATCTGCGGCTATTCGGAGCAGGAGCTCAAAACGCTGGATTACTGGACGCTGACGCCGGAAAAATATGCCGCTGACGAGGTTCGGCAACTGGAATCACTGGCGCGCACCGGACGCTATGGCCCCTATGAAAAGGAATACCGGCGCAAGGACGGCAGTCTGGTGCCCTTGTGCCTTAACGGCGTGCTGATAAAGGGCGCAGACGGCAAGGATTATATCTGGTCCATCGCCGAAGACATTACCGATCGCAAGCGTTCGGAGGAGGCGCTGAAGCGGCAGGAGAGTTTATTGCGCACTGTCCTTGATTCGCTGCCGGTAGGCGTTTGGGTGACCGACACCAAAGGTACAATCCAGACAGTCAACGAAGCAGGGCGATGCATATGGGGCGATGCCCGATATATAGGGCCGGAACATTACGACGAATACATCGGCTGGTGGCATGATACCGGCAAACTCATCGAAGCACAGGAATGGGCGGCTGCCCGCGCCATCAGAGACGGCGAGACGTCACTTGATGAGGTTGTCGATATCCAGTGTTTTGATGGTACGCGCAAGACAATCCTGAACTCGGCCATTCCGCTTCGGGCTGATCATGGCGAGATCATGGGTGCGATCATCGTCAATCAGGACATTACCGAACGCATAGCCGCTGAAACGGCTCTGCTGCAATCGAATGCCGATCTCGAACAGTTTGCCTACAGTGTTTCGCACGATATGCGCCAGCCTTTGCGCAGCGTGGTCGGCCATCTGCAACTGCTGGAAAGGGGGCTGAGCGGCAAGCTGGACGATGAGAACCGGGAAAACCTGAATTTTGCGCTGGACGGCGCCAGGCGCATGGATGAGATGATTGTATCGTTGCTCGATTACTCGCGCGTGGGCCGCAAGACTGAATCCAAACGCTGGATGTCGAGCAAAGAGGCGTTGGATGAAGCGCTTGGCTTCCTGGTTCCTGCCATCGAAGAGGCCGGTGCCGAGATCAAAATCGGCGGCCAATGGCCGCGTATCTTTGCCAGCCGTGACGAAATAACCCGGCTGTTCCAGAACCTGATCGGCAATGCCGTCAAGTATCATGCAATCGGGCAGTCGCCGCGCATTGAAGTGAGGTCGGCTGTGTCGGCGAATAGCTGGCGCGTCAGTGTGCGCGACAACGGCATAGGCATCGATCCACGGCAGATTGACCGCCTGTTCCAGTTTTTCAGCCGCTTGCAGTCGCGGGCCCGCTTTGAAGGGACAGGCATGGGGCTGGCGCTGTGCCGCCGCATTGTTGAACATCACGGCGGCCGCATCCGGGCGGAATCGGCGGGCGAGGGACAGGGCAGTACGTTTATTTTCGAACTGCCGATCAAACAGTCCGACGATGAGATCCGCTCATGA